The proteins below are encoded in one region of Fimbriimonadaceae bacterium:
- a CDS encoding four helix bundle protein, giving the protein MSLVEAVYRVTATFPPAELYGLTVQMRRAAVSVPSNIAEGYGRQSQAAFSNHVRIARGSLYELRTLLEAARRLSTIDDEETDSLQAEMVLLSKKLDAFLKSLENVVVREETAAYNS; this is encoded by the coding sequence ATGTCTCTCGTTGAAGCCGTCTATCGCGTCACCGCAACCTTTCCGCCGGCCGAGTTGTACGGCCTGACGGTGCAGATGCGTCGCGCTGCCGTGTCGGTGCCCTCGAACATTGCCGAAGGCTACGGGCGGCAGTCTCAAGCAGCATTCTCAAACCACGTCCGGATCGCGCGCGGCTCGCTGTACGAGTTGAGGACGCTCCTAGAGGCCGCCCGGCGGCTCTCGACGATTGACGATGAGGAGACGGACAGCCTCCAAGCCGAGATGGTGCTGCTAAGTAAAAAGCTCGACGCCTTCCTTAAGAGTCTGGAGAACGTCGTCGTGCGGGAAGAGACCGCTGCCTACAACAGCTAA
- the gcvT gene encoding glycine cleavage system aminomethyltransferase GcvT: protein MTATETVKTTPLHDEHVALGGRMVEFAGYSLPVQYKGVIAESKAVREGAGMFDVSHMARLEFHGPRTLEFLEWATTNDVAKLTAGQGQYSMLPNAQGGTVDDIILYRLGDDRFKMVVNAANHGKDVAHLQSLDTSGVEMRDYTNETAMIAVQGPRATEIVAALAGPDKGRVTEAAFFDAFDCTVAGVPCFAARSGYTGEDGYELQCAASDAPRLWKALLEAGVEPCGLGSRDTLRVEAGLPLYGHELSDDLSPIAAGLGWVVSKTKSFLGSEKIQNARKEGTPSKLQGVRLEGKRLPQPGMSVMVEGREVGKVSSGVFSPLLDCGIAFAFLEPTVALETSCHVEVRGTLVPGQVVNKRFFKRG, encoded by the coding sequence ATGACCGCGACGGAAACGGTAAAGACGACCCCCCTCCACGACGAGCATGTCGCCCTGGGCGGGCGCATGGTGGAGTTCGCTGGCTATTCCCTGCCCGTGCAGTACAAGGGCGTCATCGCCGAATCCAAGGCCGTGCGCGAGGGCGCCGGCATGTTCGACGTCAGCCACATGGCCCGGCTCGAGTTCCACGGCCCGCGCACGCTGGAGTTCCTCGAGTGGGCGACCACGAACGACGTCGCAAAGCTCACCGCCGGCCAGGGCCAATACTCCATGCTGCCAAACGCCCAGGGCGGCACTGTGGACGACATCATCCTTTACCGCCTCGGAGACGACCGCTTCAAGATGGTCGTGAACGCGGCCAACCACGGAAAGGACGTCGCCCACCTGCAGTCGCTCGACACAAGCGGCGTCGAAATGCGCGACTATACGAACGAGACCGCGATGATCGCCGTCCAAGGGCCGAGGGCCACCGAGATCGTCGCAGCGCTCGCCGGCCCGGACAAGGGGCGCGTCACCGAAGCCGCCTTTTTCGACGCTTTCGACTGCACGGTCGCGGGAGTGCCGTGCTTCGCTGCTCGCAGCGGCTATACGGGCGAGGACGGCTACGAGCTGCAATGCGCCGCCTCCGACGCGCCGCGCCTTTGGAAGGCGTTGCTGGAGGCCGGGGTCGAACCCTGCGGGCTCGGCTCGCGCGATACCCTCCGTGTGGAGGCTGGCTTGCCGCTCTACGGCCACGAGCTCTCGGACGACCTTTCGCCGATCGCGGCAGGCCTCGGCTGGGTGGTCTCGAAGACGAAGTCGTTCCTCGGCTCGGAGAAGATCCAGAACGCCCGCAAGGAGGGCACGCCCTCCAAGCTCCAAGGCGTGCGGCTCGAGGGCAAGCGCCTGCCCCAACCCGGCATGTCCGTGATGGTCGAAGGGCGCGAGGTGGGCAAAGTCTCGAGCGGAGTCTTTTCCCCGCTCCTGGATTGCGGCATCGCCTTCGCCTTCCTCGAACCAACTGTCGCCCTGGAGACGTCGTGCCATGTTGAGGTCCGCGGGACACTGGTGCCGGGCCAAGTGGTCAACAAGCGGTTCTTCAAGAGGGGCTGA
- a CDS encoding PEP-CTERM sorting domain-containing protein: protein MKINNKLAWFGGVVALSGIAQANLLYNGNLDRRYQQEIVPGFFLPKPDGWVNEGTRTVTGAFEDESSSEPWAGPAPTPETTDGFDVTNNVADGGDWGLFFKPFTGNTANGAVTGHLYQDVAAAAGSVYTLKGWAGAEANATMEDAVLALDFLDANKNVLSSSVYSMLAELKVVNGFAFNYKEYSVSGTAPTDTAFVRARVSMINGVNASGGQAFVVDDFDLEVVPEPATMVAMGAGLLALARRRRK, encoded by the coding sequence ATGAAAATTAACAACAAACTTGCTTGGTTCGGAGGGGTCGTCGCACTTTCGGGTATCGCCCAGGCCAACCTCCTTTACAACGGCAACCTCGACCGCCGCTATCAGCAGGAGATCGTTCCTGGCTTCTTCCTTCCGAAGCCGGACGGTTGGGTCAACGAAGGCACGCGCACCGTCACGGGAGCGTTCGAGGACGAGTCCTCTAGCGAGCCGTGGGCCGGCCCCGCGCCGACTCCGGAAACCACCGACGGATTCGACGTCACGAACAACGTGGCGGACGGCGGCGACTGGGGCCTCTTCTTCAAGCCCTTCACCGGTAACACGGCCAACGGCGCCGTCACCGGCCACCTGTACCAGGACGTCGCGGCCGCGGCCGGTTCCGTCTACACCCTTAAGGGTTGGGCCGGCGCTGAAGCCAACGCCACCATGGAAGACGCCGTTCTCGCGCTCGACTTCCTCGATGCCAACAAGAACGTTCTCTCCAGCAGCGTCTACTCGATGCTCGCCGAGCTGAAGGTCGTCAACGGCTTTGCCTTCAACTATAAGGAGTACAGCGTCAGCGGCACCGCCCCGACGGACACCGCGTTCGTCCGCGCCCGCGTCTCGATGATCAACGGCGTTAATGCTTCGGGTGGCCAGGCGTTCGTCGTCGACGACTTCGACCTGGAAGTCGTGCCCGAGCCGGCCACCATGGTCGCCATGGGCGCCGGCCTGCTCGCCCTCGCGCGACGCCGCCGCAAGTAA
- a CDS encoding DinB family protein produces the protein MAVAPAVIDYVINGIGGTPTVLRSLLGTMPNDDPRWDERLDPARFTLREVVAHLADWDEIYLRRAERTLTEDKPTLENIDEGTLAEERGYARQDAVANLNRFAENRLKLVAKLREVKAEEWGRTAHREFVGDVTLFEIAVMVLGHDAYHLHQAASPAGRPTG, from the coding sequence ATGGCAGTCGCCCCGGCCGTAATAGACTACGTCATCAACGGGATCGGTGGAACCCCGACCGTGCTCCGCTCCCTCCTCGGAACGATGCCGAACGACGATCCGCGCTGGGACGAGCGCCTCGACCCCGCCCGCTTCACCCTGCGGGAGGTGGTCGCCCACCTCGCCGATTGGGACGAGATCTACCTGCGGCGGGCCGAGCGGACCCTGACCGAGGACAAACCGACCTTGGAGAACATCGACGAGGGCACCCTCGCCGAAGAACGCGGCTACGCGCGCCAAGACGCCGTCGCAAACCTCAACCGCTTCGCAGAGAACCGTCTCAAACTCGTAGCGAAGCTGCGCGAGGTGAAGGCGGAGGAGTGGGGGCGCACCGCCCACCGCGAGTTCGTCGGAGACGTCACCCTCTTCGAGATCGCGGTCATGGTCCTCGGCCACGACGCCTACCACTTGCACCAGGCGGCGAGCCCGGCAGGACGCCCGACCGGATAA
- a CDS encoding DinB family protein, producing the protein MTPTEALLESWTRQSKILANITTLLTPELLEAKPSEDGWTVAFHLAHLHSTRRYWHMNAAGLEKPYGPSLYTVTGDEWIPSHDLDEIRERLAESEGLVHDWVATKIMEGAQQVGNYDHPVLYLQHMIWHEGWHCGLIFLALRLAGHEPTEEWECENVWDLWRLPD; encoded by the coding sequence GTGACGCCCACTGAAGCCCTCCTCGAATCTTGGACGCGCCAATCCAAGATCCTGGCCAACATCACCACCCTCCTCACGCCCGAGCTCCTGGAAGCCAAGCCCTCGGAAGACGGATGGACGGTGGCCTTCCACCTGGCCCATCTCCACTCGACGCGCCGCTACTGGCACATGAACGCGGCTGGGTTGGAGAAGCCCTACGGGCCAAGCCTCTATACCGTCACCGGGGACGAGTGGATCCCGTCGCACGACCTCGACGAGATTCGCGAAAGGCTCGCCGAAAGCGAGGGTCTGGTGCACGATTGGGTCGCCACGAAGATCATGGAAGGCGCCCAACAGGTCGGCAACTACGACCACCCCGTCCTCTATCTGCAGCACATGATTTGGCATGAAGGATGGCACTGCGGGCTCATCTTCCTTGCCCTGAGGTTGGCCGGCCACGAGCCGACAGAAGAATGGGAGTGTGAGAACGTCTGGGATCTCTGGCGGCTCCCTGATTAG
- a CDS encoding SUMF1/EgtB/PvdO family nonheme iron enzyme has translation MPAGQYRVGSREKQNNPARVVRLKAYEIAKFETTNDEFAAFVKATGYVTDAERLGNAMVFQPPLPEFRWIRDKTAQWRFPNGVTRGGIEGKGRHPVTSISFNDATAYCKWAKVRLPSLEEWEAAARAGTSGDHFFGEVGKIGEYANIWHGRDHTKADNSDGYVTTAPAGSFKANPWGLYDVYGNVFEFCTGRLPTDKSKATVHARGGSWWCSKNSCSFFNSVDVGGVNPRASFSNQGFRVARDAKG, from the coding sequence GTGCCGGCAGGGCAGTACAGGGTCGGCAGTAGGGAAAAGCAAAACAACCCGGCGCGCGTCGTGCGGCTTAAGGCTTACGAGATCGCTAAGTTCGAGACCACAAACGACGAGTTTGCGGCCTTTGTCAAGGCGACGGGCTACGTCACCGACGCGGAACGGCTCGGCAACGCGATGGTGTTCCAGCCGCCTTTGCCGGAGTTCCGCTGGATTCGCGACAAGACGGCCCAGTGGCGATTTCCTAATGGAGTGACCCGGGGCGGCATCGAGGGCAAGGGACGGCATCCGGTTACTTCGATCAGCTTTAACGATGCCACCGCGTACTGCAAATGGGCTAAGGTGCGTCTGCCGAGCCTGGAAGAGTGGGAGGCCGCCGCACGCGCGGGAACGAGCGGAGACCACTTCTTTGGCGAGGTAGGGAAGATCGGGGAGTACGCGAACATCTGGCACGGCCGCGACCACACAAAAGCCGACAACTCTGACGGTTACGTAACGACCGCTCCTGCGGGGTCTTTCAAGGCAAACCCTTGGGGCCTTTACGACGTTTATGGCAACGTTTTCGAGTTTTGCACGGGTCGGTTGCCGACCGATAAGAGTAAGGCGACCGTCCACGCTCGGGGCGGTTCTTGGTGGTGCAGCAAGAACTCTTGCAGTTTCTTCAACTCGGTGGACGTCGGTGGAGTGAATCCCCGTGCCTCCTTTAGCAACCAAGGTTTTCGAGTCGCGCGGGACGCAAAGGGTTGA
- a CDS encoding DinB family protein produces the protein MDRDVAPLPGYREPYGLLCAILQDATNDWRKMELWHEDLPAEAMTWRIAPGMHSMGAVILHMASVEIYWLEEFVLRRQADPEEVRLLLRAETDVDNNQWPDAPSQPLRWYYELHDRLRARTLESVKEWPGPEERIPMHDFTITPRWVLGHVIQHESYHGGQILMLHDLWKAQQG, from the coding sequence GTGGACCGCGACGTCGCCCCTTTGCCCGGATATCGGGAGCCTTATGGGCTCCTCTGCGCCATCTTGCAGGACGCCACCAACGACTGGCGCAAGATGGAGCTTTGGCACGAAGACCTTCCGGCCGAGGCGATGACGTGGCGCATCGCGCCGGGCATGCACAGCATGGGCGCGGTCATCCTGCACATGGCGAGCGTCGAGATTTATTGGCTGGAAGAGTTCGTCTTGAGGCGGCAGGCAGACCCCGAAGAAGTCAGGCTCCTCTTGCGTGCGGAGACGGACGTCGACAACAACCAGTGGCCGGACGCCCCGAGCCAGCCTCTGCGCTGGTACTACGAGTTGCACGACCGGTTGCGGGCGAGGACGCTGGAGTCGGTGAAGGAGTGGCCCGGGCCGGAGGAGCGGATTCCCATGCACGACTTCACCATAACGCCGCGGTGGGTGCTGGGCCATGTCATCCAGCACGAGAGCTACCACGGCGGGCAGATCCTGATGCTCCACGACCTCTGGAAGGCGCAGCAGGGCTAA
- the upp gene encoding uracil phosphoribosyltransferase, with amino-acid sequence MPVHVVDHPLAQHLLTGLRDKRTEPATFRRYAWVLSTLVILEATRGVPLQGHPVETPLETAEGASLKVGLAVVPVLRAGLSMLESALEIFPDVAVGYIGLERSHETAVAHSYYVKLPRLADRYTLLVDPMLATGGSASQAIALLKANGARSVAMAAIVSAPEGVARLAADHPDVDVFTAAIDRELDHRKYILPGLGDYGDRLYGTS; translated from the coding sequence ATGCCCGTCCACGTCGTCGACCACCCCCTCGCCCAGCACTTGCTCACCGGGCTGCGCGACAAGCGCACCGAACCGGCGACTTTTCGGAGGTACGCGTGGGTCCTCTCGACGCTCGTCATACTCGAGGCGACCCGCGGGGTCCCGCTGCAAGGGCATCCCGTGGAGACGCCCCTCGAAACGGCCGAGGGGGCGTCATTGAAGGTGGGCCTGGCGGTCGTGCCGGTCCTTCGGGCGGGGCTCTCCATGCTGGAGTCGGCGCTTGAGATCTTCCCGGACGTCGCGGTGGGCTACATCGGGCTCGAGCGCTCCCACGAGACGGCGGTCGCGCACAGCTACTATGTGAAGCTGCCGAGGCTCGCGGACCGGTACACCTTGCTCGTGGACCCGATGCTGGCTACCGGCGGCTCGGCCTCGCAGGCGATCGCGTTGCTGAAGGCGAACGGGGCGCGGTCGGTGGCGATGGCGGCGATCGTCTCCGCGCCGGAAGGGGTCGCGCGGTTGGCCGCGGACCACCCGGACGTCGACGTCTTCACGGCCGCGATAGACCGCGAACTAGACCATCGCAAGTACATCCTCCCCGGCCTGGGCGACTACGGCGACCGGCTCTACGGGACTTCCTAG
- a CDS encoding DUF4440 domain-containing protein yields the protein MSDEQKEIVALTQELLDSVASGDWRTYERLCDPGLTAFEPEARGQLVEGLPFHRFYFDLRETGPVMQSTICSPKVWLTGDLAVIAYSRLVQHATGTLQYEETRVWQRCTEGWRHIHFHRSANG from the coding sequence GTGTCGGACGAGCAGAAAGAGATCGTTGCCCTGACCCAGGAACTTTTGGACTCGGTGGCCTCTGGGGATTGGCGGACTTACGAGCGCCTCTGCGACCCGGGCCTGACTGCCTTCGAGCCGGAGGCGCGCGGCCAACTGGTCGAAGGGCTCCCGTTCCACCGCTTTTACTTCGATCTGCGAGAAACGGGCCCGGTCATGCAGTCCACCATTTGCTCTCCGAAGGTCTGGCTTACGGGCGACCTCGCGGTGATCGCCTATTCGCGCCTGGTGCAGCACGCGACCGGGACGCTGCAATACGAGGAGACGCGCGTTTGGCAACGGTGCACGGAGGGCTGGCGCCACATCCATTTCCACCGCTCGGCGAACGGTTAG
- a CDS encoding SDR family NAD(P)-dependent oxidoreductase — protein MERFFEGQVALVTGGGKGIGLAIAQALADRGARVAVTGRNLGTLQQAVRILATEGLALAMDVRDQASVEVGVGQVAAWGGRLDLVVNNAGLGLIMTPLGQTSPQAWRDVLETNLTGAFLVTRAAWPHLVASRGQVLNVSSIAGTQGFHGSSAYSASKFGLNGFTEVLKLEGQPLGVRALSLCPGSVDTDIWSDLASAEQRARMLTAAQVAKVAVEALAAPRNMEFANPLVVTNAESPFA, from the coding sequence ATGGAGCGGTTCTTTGAGGGGCAGGTCGCCTTGGTCACGGGCGGGGGCAAGGGCATCGGCCTTGCGATCGCCCAGGCGCTTGCGGACCGCGGCGCGCGTGTGGCGGTCACGGGGCGGAACCTTGGGACTCTTCAGCAGGCGGTGAGGATTCTCGCGACCGAGGGGCTGGCTCTGGCGATGGACGTACGCGACCAAGCCTCGGTGGAGGTCGGGGTGGGGCAAGTCGCGGCCTGGGGCGGCAGGTTGGACCTCGTGGTGAACAACGCCGGGCTCGGCCTCATCATGACGCCCCTGGGCCAGACGTCGCCGCAGGCCTGGCGCGATGTGCTGGAGACCAACCTTACGGGCGCCTTCCTGGTGACCCGAGCGGCGTGGCCGCACCTGGTGGCGAGCCGGGGCCAAGTCCTGAATGTGAGCAGCATCGCAGGGACGCAGGGGTTCCATGGGAGCAGCGCGTACAGTGCCTCGAAGTTCGGGTTGAACGGTTTCACCGAGGTGCTGAAGCTGGAAGGCCAACCGCTCGGGGTCCGCGCGCTTTCGCTCTGCCCTGGTTCGGTCGACACGGACATCTGGTCCGATCTGGCGTCGGCGGAGCAGAGGGCCCGCATGCTCACGGCGGCACAGGTCGCGAAGGTCGCGGTGGAGGCGCTGGCCGCCCCCCGCAACATGGAGTTCGCGAACCCGCTAGTCGTGACGAACGCGGAGAGCCCGTTCGCCTAA
- the groL gene encoding chaperonin GroEL (60 kDa chaperone family; promotes refolding of misfolded polypeptides especially under stressful conditions; forms two stacked rings of heptamers to form a barrel-shaped 14mer; ends can be capped by GroES; misfolded proteins enter the barrel where they are refolded when GroES binds): MPAKTLIFEENARRALERGVNKVADAVKVTLGPKGRNVVLDKKWGSPTITKDGVTVAKEIELEDPYENMGAQLCKEVASKTNDVAGDGTTTATVLAQAIVTEGLRYVAAGGNPIAVKRGIDQAVAAVVEHIKSMSVDVKDKEQVQFVATIAGNDPEIGQQVADAMDKVGKDGVITVEESKGRETMVEIVEGMQFDRGYISPYFVTDPERMEAVLENPIVLIHEKKVSSAQDLLPFLEKAAQARRPVLIIAEDVEADALATVVLNKIRGVLQIAAVKAPGFGDRRKAMLEDIATLTAGQFVSEDLGTKLENVTLDMCGTAKKIVITKEDTTIIEGAGTKDAVMGRINQIKAQIENTDSNYDREKLQERLAKLSGGVAVIKVGASTETELKEKKHRYEDALSATRAAVEEGIVPGGGVTLLRAQTALDNLNAEGDEKTGVMIVRRALEAPLRTIAENGGWEGSVIVEKVRAEQGGKGFDAAKGEITDMMAAGIVDPAKVTRSTIANAASIAGLVLTTEALVVEKPEKKKAPAGAPGMGGMDDMDF; this comes from the coding sequence ATGCCAGCCAAAACCCTTATCTTCGAAGAAAACGCCCGACGCGCCCTTGAGCGCGGGGTCAACAAAGTCGCCGACGCCGTCAAGGTCACCCTTGGCCCGAAAGGACGCAACGTCGTCCTCGACAAGAAGTGGGGCAGCCCCACCATCACCAAGGACGGCGTCACCGTCGCCAAGGAGATTGAGCTCGAGGATCCCTATGAGAATATGGGCGCCCAGCTCTGCAAGGAGGTCGCCAGCAAGACCAACGACGTCGCCGGTGACGGCACGACGACCGCCACCGTGCTCGCCCAGGCCATCGTGACCGAGGGCCTGCGCTACGTCGCCGCGGGCGGCAACCCGATCGCCGTCAAGCGCGGCATCGACCAGGCCGTCGCCGCCGTCGTCGAGCACATCAAGTCCATGTCCGTCGATGTGAAGGACAAGGAGCAGGTCCAGTTCGTCGCCACCATTGCCGGCAACGACCCCGAGATCGGCCAGCAGGTCGCTGACGCGATGGACAAGGTCGGCAAGGACGGCGTCATCACGGTCGAGGAGTCCAAGGGCCGCGAGACCATGGTCGAGATCGTCGAAGGCATGCAGTTCGACCGCGGCTACATCTCGCCCTACTTCGTCACCGACCCCGAGCGCATGGAGGCCGTCCTCGAGAACCCGATCGTCCTCATCCACGAGAAGAAGGTCAGCAGTGCGCAGGATCTCCTGCCGTTCCTCGAAAAGGCCGCCCAGGCCCGCCGTCCGGTCCTCATCATCGCCGAGGACGTCGAGGCCGACGCCCTCGCCACCGTGGTCCTCAACAAGATCCGCGGCGTGCTCCAGATCGCGGCCGTTAAGGCTCCCGGCTTCGGCGACCGCCGCAAGGCCATGCTCGAGGACATCGCCACCCTCACCGCCGGCCAGTTCGTCAGTGAGGACCTCGGCACCAAGCTCGAGAACGTCACCCTCGATATGTGCGGCACCGCCAAGAAGATCGTGATCACCAAGGAGGACACCACGATCATCGAGGGCGCCGGCACCAAGGACGCCGTCATGGGCCGCATCAACCAGATCAAGGCCCAGATCGAGAACACCGACAGCAACTACGACCGCGAAAAGCTCCAGGAGCGCCTGGCCAAGCTCAGCGGCGGCGTCGCGGTGATCAAGGTCGGCGCCAGCACCGAGACCGAGCTCAAGGAGAAGAAGCACCGCTACGAGGACGCCCTTTCGGCCACCCGCGCGGCGGTCGAGGAAGGCATCGTCCCGGGCGGCGGCGTGACGCTGCTCCGAGCGCAGACTGCGCTCGACAACCTCAACGCCGAGGGCGATGAGAAGACGGGCGTCATGATCGTCCGCCGCGCCCTCGAAGCCCCGCTCCGCACCATCGCCGAGAACGGCGGCTGGGAAGGCAGCGTCATCGTCGAGAAGGTGCGCGCCGAGCAAGGCGGCAAGGGCTTCGACGCCGCCAAGGGCGAGATCACGGACATGATGGCCGCCGGCATCGTCGACCCGGCCAAGGTCACGCGGTCCACCATCGCCAACGCCGCCTCGATCGCCGGCCTCGTGCTGACGACCGAAGCCCTCGTTGTCGAGAAGCCCGAGAAGAAGAAAGCCCCCGCCGGCGCCCCCGGCATGGGCGGCATGGACGACATGGACTTCTAA
- the groES gene encoding co-chaperone GroES yields the protein MPNIKPLGDKVVVELIEAEEKTSGGIILPDSAKKKPTEGRVIAVGTGRTLDNGERNTLTVKEGDRVLFSKYGGNEVTLEGQDYTILDEDQIYAIVNN from the coding sequence ATGCCGAACATCAAACCGCTTGGTGACAAGGTCGTCGTGGAGCTGATCGAAGCCGAGGAGAAGACCTCCGGCGGGATCATCCTTCCCGACTCCGCGAAGAAGAAGCCCACCGAAGGCCGCGTCATCGCCGTCGGCACCGGCCGCACCCTGGACAACGGCGAACGCAACACGCTCACCGTCAAGGAAGGCGACCGCGTGCTCTTCAGCAAGTACGGCGGAAACGAGGTCACGCTCGAGGGTCAGGACTACACGATCCTCGACGAAGACCAGATTTACGCGATCGTCAACAACTGA
- a CDS encoding alpha/beta hydrolase has product MTTLLAFTLLVAPQEAARKASTTGDIRYHERFASKSLGNERTVRVYLPPGYVSSSARYPVLYMHDGQNLFDGRTSYIPNKEWRADEAAEALIRSGWIEPVILVGVDNAGMARGDEYLPTRAKAGSAEMGGKADKYGDFLVDELKPFIDRTYRTKTGRKDTAVCGSSFGGIVTLHLLLSRAAVFGKGAVVSPSVWWDGRVMLTRVAELKKKPDTRIWVDMGALEGREAVTDARDLAQALKAKGWRENRDLVYYEDANAEHNEEAWARRFDLILLFLFGKD; this is encoded by the coding sequence ATGACCACCCTCCTGGCTTTCACCCTCCTCGTCGCGCCGCAAGAGGCGGCGCGTAAAGCGAGCACGACCGGCGACATCCGGTACCACGAGCGCTTCGCGTCCAAGTCGCTCGGCAACGAGCGGACGGTGCGCGTCTATCTGCCGCCAGGTTATGTCTCGTCGAGCGCGCGGTACCCCGTGCTCTATATGCACGACGGCCAAAACCTCTTCGACGGACGGACGAGCTACATCCCGAACAAGGAGTGGCGCGCGGACGAGGCGGCGGAAGCCTTGATCAGGAGCGGGTGGATCGAGCCGGTGATCCTCGTCGGGGTCGACAACGCGGGAATGGCGCGCGGGGACGAGTACTTGCCCACCCGCGCGAAGGCTGGCTCCGCGGAGATGGGCGGCAAGGCGGACAAGTACGGCGACTTCTTGGTGGACGAGCTGAAACCTTTCATCGACCGCACGTACCGCACCAAGACGGGGCGGAAGGACACGGCGGTCTGCGGCTCTTCGTTCGGCGGCATCGTGACTCTGCACCTCTTGCTTTCGCGGGCTGCGGTCTTCGGCAAGGGCGCAGTCGTCTCCCCCTCGGTCTGGTGGGACGGACGGGTGATGCTCACGAGGGTCGCTGAGCTCAAAAAGAAGCCGGACACCCGGATCTGGGTGGACATGGGGGCCCTGGAAGGGCGGGAAGCGGTCACCGACGCGCGCGACCTGGCCCAGGCGCTGAAGGCGAAGGGGTGGCGCGAGAACCGCGACCTTGTGTACTACGAGGACGCGAACGCGGAGCACAACGAAGAGGCCTGGGCCCGCCGCTTCGACCTCATCCTGCTCTTCCTCTTCGGCAAGGACTAG
- a CDS encoding helix-turn-helix transcriptional regulator codes for MPNQVADFDSVFQALANPTRRGVLERLALGSAAMTELAKPFDMALPSFLQHLQVLEQAGLVASEKRGRSRVFQLRPQPIAQAEGWLAAHRRQWEARLDRLDAFLKETKNQ; via the coding sequence ATGCCTAACCAAGTTGCCGACTTCGACAGCGTGTTCCAGGCTCTCGCGAACCCGACGCGGCGCGGAGTCTTGGAGCGGCTGGCGCTTGGCTCGGCGGCCATGACGGAACTGGCCAAGCCGTTCGACATGGCGCTGCCTTCCTTCCTCCAGCACCTCCAGGTCCTGGAGCAGGCGGGGCTCGTGGCATCGGAGAAGCGGGGGCGGTCGCGGGTCTTCCAGCTCCGGCCCCAGCCGATCGCGCAGGCCGAAGGCTGGTTGGCGGCCCACCGCCGCCAATGGGAGGCCCGTCTCGACCGCCTCGACGCATTCCTAAAGGAGACCAAGAACCAATGA
- a CDS encoding SRPBCC family protein, producing the protein MNSAHVFNPELDLRLERVIDVAPEKVWAAWTEPELLKQWFTPRPWRTSEVDVDLRPGGKFRTLMEGPEGESFDGTGCYLEVVPNQRLVWTSALEPGYRPKGVPDQGFVFTALIELEPVPSGCKYTATVIHGNPQDKQQHEGMGFYDVWGKALDQLVEMVSARV; encoded by the coding sequence ATGAACTCTGCACATGTTTTCAACCCCGAACTCGACCTGAGGCTCGAGCGCGTGATCGACGTCGCACCCGAGAAGGTGTGGGCGGCCTGGACGGAACCCGAGCTCTTGAAGCAGTGGTTCACGCCCCGCCCATGGCGGACCAGCGAGGTTGACGTCGATTTGCGGCCTGGCGGCAAGTTCCGAACCCTGATGGAGGGCCCGGAAGGGGAGAGCTTCGACGGCACCGGGTGTTACCTCGAGGTCGTGCCGAACCAGCGGCTGGTCTGGACGTCAGCGCTCGAGCCGGGGTACCGGCCGAAGGGCGTCCCTGACCAAGGGTTCGTCTTTACGGCCCTCATCGAGCTAGAACCTGTACCCAGCGGCTGCAAGTACACGGCGACGGTGATCCACGGGAACCCGCAGGACAAGCAGCAGCACGAGGGAATGGGCTTCTACGACGTTTGGGGCAAGGCCCTCGACCAGCTCGTGGAGATGGTCTCGGCGAGAGTCTGA